In Tachypleus tridentatus isolate NWPU-2018 chromosome 3, ASM421037v1, whole genome shotgun sequence, the sequence agaaacattacttCCCTTTATCTCATAAAATCCGAGGAACGTATTGTTCACAACCATATTATGGTGCTTACTCAATAACTTCAATATAGTAAAGTcgataaaaagttttaaaaattcatgtAAATGTATTCAAGGTgacaaattttcaaacaaaatcgaaactttttcttttgtttgttgacaatacttaaataaatgttgacaatataaataaatatattggggggctgagggggctTGATTCATTTTGGGGGCTCTGGGTTCAGCACCTTGCGATGGACAAAACACAAACAGCcgattgtttagctttgtactaaaacaattaaacttaAGATTTTAACATTTGTGATTGaaattgataaatgtttttaattgtattatgTTAAGACTACAAATTGTAAGACAACGTTGAACGTATAATCATATTacagttaaagaaaataatatataacaaggaCAGATCAGGGTATGACGCATGCATGTGTTACAAAATGGGGAAAATTTGTCTTAAATTTTAAATAGCGTTTCAATTTGTAGTCAACAAAAATGAACCTTTTTCTTTGGACTACTAGGTTTACGAAACTCGTCATTCTTTTTATTGTGTTTGTGACGTAATGGTAAGcgtactgtttgttttgtttttaatttcgcacaaagctactcgagggctatctgtgctagccgtccctaatttagcagtgtaagactagagggaaggcagctagtcatcaccacccaccgccaactcttgggctactcttttaccaacgaatagtgggattgaccgttacattataacgcccccacggctgggagggcgagcatgtttggtgcgacgaggatgccttaacacgcttggccatgccgggccatgtaccAGACTGTTAAGCCAAATATTCACGGCTCGCGTCCCATTGCCGAAAATTTTCACTTCGAAGACGTGGGTGTTACAATAGTTACATTCCACTACTcgtttatgataataaaatattttcagagaatttaattttgtttctttactgtaCTGACGTTTTTTTTAAAGTGCTTTTAACAGTAACCACTAATAAATGTAATGAGTGTTAATTGTTTAAACGGACTTTAGCAACaaaagaaagaataaacaaagttacaaaacTTGGGATGACCCGATTACAAAAGCACCCTCTAAAGAATAAATATTCTTAGAAAAGTAGCAGAAACTAGATTTCTTATACGGTTATGTGTAAGActattaaatataacagtttgtttcaaataattaacGTATTTTCGTTATCAGTAAAGTTGTGACGTAACACTTGGAAAATTTCATTCTTCAACCTGAAATTCCGTACGTGAACAAAAGATAAAAGCGAATTTTTAcccttatatattttaaaaactttctcttttttttaccCTGCTTGTAGGTTTGTTGTCTCTTTGTTGCCAAGGAAATGAGGTGAGTATAAATTACACTTTGTGGTTAGTTTCTTTTCAGGATCCTAAATATTGATCTTCGAAATTTAGTTTTCCTGATTAGTGAATAGAAGCGACAGCGATACGTTAAGAAAGACGAATAGCAAAATAGATTTGGTATTGTGAattctaatatttaatattaaattcttaagttaaaaatgcttttaaattgAAAAGAGACGCCGGAACCGAGGCATAaataatgatgataataataatatcaagatATAAAAAAGCCAAGTATCAGGCGGTCAATCAGTCAGTTGGTCACACTCGATATCTCTGAATTTCGTAAGTCACACAGGTCCGAGTTCTTTTTTACTTCTATCATAATTCCTCTTTTTGATTGCCTGTTATCATTTCAGTTAAATCTAATGGCTACCATAGGCGTAAGTAGCTTTTACATTTCGACACTTTTTCTGCTATATAAAAACGTGTTAAGGTTAGAATTCCCAGGATCAGATCAGGCATGGCGTTATGTGTATGGCACCACGTAATCTTCATCACTATGACGTCAAGTTAGCTGGAATCCAAATAGGAAAGCTGAAAAGACTCctgtgaaaaataagtaaaaaattagcACAAATCTATGcttggaaataattatgaaaaaaaaccttTGTTAAAACATTGAAGATAATTTTCCTCAGAAGAAGAACAGATGTGTATGCAATCCATGGTTATCATGTTTAATCTTTACTCCAAAAGCACCAATATGAAGCATTTTCCTtggaaagaaaattttatatttcttttgtgtaTTGCCAGTTTTAAACGGGATAGTCTTTGATTCCAATAGTTTCACGTCATTTTCGACGggcttttaatataataatagataCTTTCCAATTTTGTTCGTGAAATTTCGGTTTATTTTCACATGGAGAGAAATACATATCTGCAACGTGGAACCAAGCGACCGACAAGAAATTGATAATGTTGGTCTTTGACTTTTGACCTCCATTATCTTAAAGCTTTTTACACTTCATCAGTGACCTACTGacctacaatattttaaatttatatttatttgactCCTAACCTGCTGACTTGTATAACGTTAAATTCTGTCTCGACCTTTGATCTGCtgggttttgtttttattaccaaGGTAAAACTATTTGACCTCTATATTTCTGACCTCTTTTACTTTACTACATAGAATTAAAACACTTTCCCTTTCTTCTTTGATCGTAATCAGTGCAACTCTCTTCTGTACATCTTCTTCAGACATATAAAACCAACtaactaaaaaaaattgtgtacCACTGTACTTGCCTAGTGGTTAACGTGTCCGTTTATAAATTTGGCGGTTCGTGTTCCGTTGccgaaaaaaaaagagagagggAGAAAAAAGAGAGAATCACACTCTGTAAGAGTAACTTTCTAATCTCATTATTAGAGTAGTTCAAAGGTTGGCGGTGAGTATTGTTAaccagctgcttttcctctagctTATCATTACAGTATTagctgtgtagctttgcacgaatattCAAGAGTCGAACCTACAAAAAACGTATTATGTTTTAGTGCTTGAtttcttgaaaaaagaaattCGGAGATTAACTgactgtttctgtatttttatttttatagcgaTACTTCCTTTATTTTGATTTTGGTATAAAAAGATGTTCTGTTTCGGAGAGCCTAGATGTGCACTTAAACTGATTCGTTGCATATTATAAGGTTATCTCGCATCGTCATGACTGTATCTAGTCAGTATCACTACAGTGAATTCGTTGTTACTGATCGCACAGAAAATCTATTTTATTTGACTCTTTTTGCACGTAAAAAAAGTAACACTGTTTTAAGTAGTTGGGGAAAAATATTGTGTATAAACTAatagtaacagtaaaaatatatgatgtaactttgctaataacaatagaaaatatcACGTGCAACttactaataacagtataaaTTATCAGGTGTAACTTTATAACTTTTTTAGTAAAATTGTAATCGTCACGTAAAGCATTTTTTTAAACGTTATATAAaacaggttgttgtttttttaagatttcCCCAAGATCCAATATCCGGATCATTTAGTAATCTAATCGGTCTCCAGCAGGGTGGTAAAGTGAGGATCATACGAGGACATCCGGGGATTGATTACCCTGATTACAGAGAAGTTCCTGAAACACCGTTCTCGTGCAGAGATCATTTGTACGAAGGCCTGTATGCTGACGTCGATGCACAATGCCAGGTGAGATGTTAGGATGTAATACCTTATTTGTTGGAGAATTTCAGTTAAAAGATATGTTCAGTAAGAACAGCGCAAACAATTTAATTAAGATTTACCACTAACTAGTACAAACTTATAGGAGTTAGCACGAACCAATAGGATCTAGcgtactgaaaaaacaaacaaatctgtctTAAATGAGACTCCTCCTTGATTTTTCGTGTGTTTATTACTTCAGTCAAAACTTTCATCCATACagcaaaagaaaaacagtttgttCGAATTCAGGAAAATATGGAAGTACAAGCAAAACTAAGGGTTTTACTACTATGGGTTCTATTTCTACCACTATAAATACAAACATTGGATCCATGAAATAACGAAAAGCTCAAGTTTTAACCCACCTCAAAGACATGGGTGAGGTTTATAAAGAATTTTAAGAAGTCAAGAACCACGCCCACTTAGCGTCTGACTGATCTGATAATTTCCCTAATTCAGCGCGACTTATTAAATGTATGTGTTAAGTAtaaatcttatatatataaattagggTGAGTTTAGTGAGAAAATTCcaaaatattataactgttaaGATACTTTCTATAGAATAGTAGAATACTACAGTATGCATTCTTGAAAATTACCTTTTTCATGCGCGTGTATTTAAAACGGCTCACGGAAACGCTGGATAAAGGTATTGATTGACTCCTGCCCTGATAACGGAAAGTAACACCAGTGGTTTATTCAATGGTGGAGGTTCGCGGTTATATCCACCATAAAACCCACCTAATCTTGGCTTTCAGCCAGCACGCTGCACGTGAGTTTTCTTCAAACAGTACGCGTGTTTCCTTATTTTCTACAAGAAAGACGAGATGTTTTCGTCggcaaatatttgtttctcttagACATTAACGATAAGCTACTAAAGACCTaactgctctagccatccctaactttgaaACTTACGGATTAGAAGGAAAATTAGTTTCAAGCTGTTATTGTCTAATGAAATAATGGTatctgaccgtcactcttataatgcacccacatcCTCAAAATGCGGAGCGCGTTTTTGCGGTAACAGGTTCACAATTCGGTACGCTAACTACTAAGATTATTCCACGTCGATGGCGAATATTTTGTCTAGACAGAATTCAACCTTTACATGTTATGAActgtttttctctttcttgtcAATAGTTTCTGCAAAACTGAATTACGTGTATATGCatggaaatatttcaaaaagttggGTTACCAATCACAAAGGATTAATTGACTTTGTTTATTAGggcaaagttgcacaatgggctatttgcacaCTGTTCATTGCGGGGATAAAACTTCAATTCCTGGATTATAAGTGAAAAGAAATATTCTACGCTACGAACTAAACGATtacaatacaatgaaataaaactttttctaaAGTCAAGCTTCTCAAAAACAGACACTTGAGGGCAGTGCTTCGTTTCTGttcataaattaacattaaacgaTGAAGTTAGTTGAGCTGTACTCATATGTTCAAGTATTTAGTTTTTTACAAACATACCTCCTGCATTCGAAACCGGTAAGTGTAAATGGTTATTGGTCTTCAAACGTAGTCGTCAAGCAGCAAAAGTTAAGtccaaaaaatattacatttagcAGATCGAATTGTTTCcgaaaaactttttaaataatgatttgattgttgttaagcacaaagccacacaatgggctatctatgctctgcctaccaacGGGTATCGAAGCTGAAACTCAacttttagcgttttaagcctgCGGATATATGCCACAAAGGTGTCGCGTGTAAATTATGTATTGGATTCTTCTTACTACTGGTATAgtgtgtttatataataataataattgtatatttgtCCAAATCGGCTCAGAAAACTTAATCTGTTCCAGGTATACCGTTACTGTTACACAGAGACTAGAATGGAAAGTTTCTTGTGCCCAAGTGGCACTGTTTTCAACCAGAAGATCCAAGACTGTGATTTGTGGCACAGAGTGAAATGCAAGGAATCTTCCAATTACTATTACTTGAACGCTATACCTCGAGACTTCTCAAAACTATTACACATTGGAGCGAAACTTCAATCTCTTCGTCAACAGCTCCGTCCAGAACAAGCTGCATTGCAGCCACAAGACCAGAATAGTTACCTGTTTAATTCTCGTCCACAACAAGCTAATCACCAGCCTGAATCTGACTCGCATCGGCCACAAGACCAGACTAGTTACCAGTCTCAACGTAATTCTCGTCCACACCAAGCTAGTCATCAATTTGAGCGTCTACAATTGTCATCGGATTTACACGGACCTCAACACACCTTTTTGAGTTTTAATCCATGGGTAATCTTTGGATGGCCAAGTGACCGCTAGAGGACGCATTTAGCAATTATTTCCtcattattttcattcttttataaCAGAACAGGAAAAGAGGAACTGATTTTTGTTAAGCTTACTAATCCTGTCAGCTTTCTTAAGCAGTTGTTGAATATTGCAATTTTGGATTTTAAGTTCGTTTATGGAATAAAACTTTTTCTtgcaaaaagtaatatttttttatttagctgTTTTCACTCCTCTcgatagtttatttgttgttcgtTAAGTACGAACCGAGTCCACCAAAACTAATATCAACGTATCAAAAAAGAGTAAAGCGTAATTTAAAGAACAtgtacaatttttcttttttaattttaaactatgcAAACACCAAATTAGTAGTAGGTAATTAAAGACGGCGTCACCATGTGTGTGCGTAGTAATGTAAGGGTATAGATAGGGAAAGATGTTTAGGTGATGGTTTTACCATTCCTTAGAGCATTGTTTACGTTttagaacattgtgtattaatttcttcattttttaaaaaatagaactGTGAGTACAGGTACTGACAAACTATTgaatagtattgtttgtttgtttttgaacttcgcccaaatctattcgagggctatctgcgctagccgtatctaatttagcagtataaaaccagacggaaggcagctagtcatcatcactcaccgcctattcttggactactcttttaccaacgaatagtgggattgacggtaactttataacgcccccacggctgaaaggacaagcatgtttggtacgacggggattcgaacccgcgaccctgagattaagagtcaagcgctctaaccatcgGGCCTATTGAGTAGGTACGTGGGAGCAgtatcattaaattttaatacttgCCCTCGATACCGAGGTTTTGAAAGTGTCGCTAGACCTAGTGTGTCTTAATAGATAAGTGTCTTTTGTATTAAAGGCGTTTGGTAGAATACGTTTAACCTCGTAGCCATTGGGACGCGCCGCACGGCCATCAGAAGTTATCCTCAttggttttacattttataaacttggGGCAGTTATATACAAACtatctcaataaaaaaaaagtttacgaGAAGCAAGAGTCCATCTAGttagttattataaaaatatatattcatattcacTAACTTGAAAATGTTTCTTATAATTAGCTTTTTACTTTCatcgttattaaattaaaaacatgtttgtcATTATTAACTTAGCGAAGCTCTCATTATTAAAAAGACAAATGTTTGGAAAAGATTGATGCTGGATCAAGAAACTGATGAATAATGATGATTGGACATGTGGATTCAGGCTGGGCCACGTGTGCCAAAATATACACTGCAAATATCATTTCTTGTAAATCGTACAGGCCACATGTTTGTGTAGATTATTAGTGCTGCATGATGGGAGGCGAAGTGGATTATTGACACTATGGgaataaagtaatgaaaaaagGGACAACTAACTGATGAAGAAATGACCCCTATCCGAAATAACTCTGGTTATTTGGTGCTTTAAATATCAAGAGATGACAACATGGTGGATAAATGGTACGAGaaactaaacttttaatttaatattttagtccGTACTGACAACTCTGACGTAATAACAGGTTGAAAGAAAGCGTGCCAGAATGGGATAAAAAGGTTAAATCAACTTTATATTgcagttaataaatatttctgaagGTTCAATGTGAACAGGAACTATGAATGCAAACAGTAGTTTTATGTATTAGTTTAAATCCAGGATACTGCAGAAACCCCATTTTTTATAGTCCTATCTCCACTTTTATCActtgtttaaaacatattaagGTATAATTATTTTGAGTTTATATGACTGTTCATGATTTTCATTGTTTCAAGATTTTGTGGATAAAGCTAGTAAACTCATTCGGATTTTTCATAATCAGAGAGAAGGACACTACTAAATTCCTTCAGTTGTGTAGAAACTCCAACAGAATCCAAATTCAGAAATTTTAGAGAACactacaaagtgataaaaattttACGTCTATACTTTAATTTCGTGGGGCATTGTTTGGGGTAGTGACAGATAAGATTTAGTGTATGACACACAAAAAAtgttaagggctatctgcgctacctatcactaatttagaagtgattaatTAAAGGGAGGGCTGCtagtcaccaccaactcttgggttactcttttatcaatgagaAATGAGATtgatctcacattataacgcctccacggctgaaagggcgagcatgtctgtgGAGGACTAAATGCTAGTGGTTTTATGCTTTGTAAGTAAGATATACTCTATTATTTCTCTGTACAGTTAATTGGAAAGTTTAATCtatctaattttataataatgatcGTTTTGTGTTATCTGATTAGTATACGTACTTTGGACTAACCTAAATATTCTATTTTGGTCAGAtctcgtgagatattattgggtttcAGGCCGAAAATATTGATAATAGCGAGGGTAcccaaatgatgaaataaaacatttaaatttgtataaGTAGAAATGTGAGAAAAGTATATTGAATCAATTATACTAATGACCTTGTTGGTTTTTAGTTTAGCTTTAAGCAAATAGCATGCTCTGATCGGAAGTTATAACTTATTCTCAAGCACAGAAGCATAGCTGTAATGAAACAACGATAGCGCCGTTAACTGATAGAGTAATACGCATGCGTCGTTTTCCAGTCAATGCAGATTCAACGAGCTTGGCCTGTTCGTACGGTTCCAACATTGCATCGCAGCGAGACTAAAGTCACTAAAGTCTGTCTTTACTTATCTCTAATATTATAACTTCAATTTTCATCACTGACTGGACGGAATATGAAGTCTACAGTCCATCTTGGAATACTCCTTGTTTGTTTGATTGCTTTCGCAAGTAAGTAACGATCAAAACTACATAAAATCTTTCTCTTCTGTAGGTTAAGATATGATTCCAAGCTTCGTGTCGCCTGAGCTCATTTACATTTGAGGACAGAAAGAAGCTAGagatggaaacaaaaaaaaacagaaaaacatcagAAAGTCGACACCCTTTTTTATCCTTGATTCTCgcgatcctgttttttttttttttttgttaactttgTTTGTAACCGAAAAATTAATTTAGATGATAAAAACAGTCAAGGTAAGTAACCAAATAATGGAGTTTTATCAAGGTCACCCGGTGCTAATATTTATCTAGGAATGACCCAATAATGGTATTTACTAAGGGTTATCAGGTGTTTGTGCTTATCTATGAGTTACCCATTGTTAGTGTTTATTTTGGTGTAATCCAGTGttagtttatacatatattttgttcttttatgtaAAGTCCAATAAAATATGTTGCAAGTCACGTACTATCAAAGATATTTCTACTAGTACAAAATTACACTTACAAATCTTCACACATAAAAATTCCTTTGGGGACATTCAGTGATAAGTTCCAGGGTTGGATTCACTTCgttagacagagcacagatacacCATCATGTAGCTCTGTAATACTTGTACTTATATCATCTATTCAATTGCATATTCATTCCTTTGTTCATTTTTGAGAATTATTCTATACTAAAAAAAATTGGATTAAATATTCCAGTGTGAATAATATTAAGATTTAAGATAACTTTATGATACAACAGAATAACGGTAGAGTACgttttgaaataaactataagttTATAATAGTTAATCTCAAGTGAAAGAGTCCATTAAACTATCGACACGAATACTATGAtagttgaaaaaaacaaccagtaatatataaacatcttGTTGCATTAAATGCGGTATTACAATACGATGATTCATAGATTATTTTCTATTACAAAATATAGGTCCAAAAATCGGTAGTTATTACCATCTCAAGTGAAgatgctttatatttttttttcttgctgtattttcgatattattttacttttaaattttaaggCAATGAGCATACATTGatttaataatgattaaaagGTTAGTCTGTACCTTAAAAAAGGAAGTAATTTGTTATTGTTCTCTACTAATGCAGCACTGACTGCTGTAACCGGCAGGCTGAAATGTTACCAGTGTAAAGTAGAAGCCAATAGTTTGTGCACAGATGATTATCTTCTGCCCTGTCCGGATAACCAAGCGTACGACACGTGCATGACGACCATAGAACAAACCAGTAAGTACCGTAGAACTATCGTTAGAAATTACAGAACTGAATATCCAGAAACACGCATGGCTCCACGACTTTTAGAGTATATTTGTCTGTtcgtttttttaaagtaaagttcAGTGAATAGACCAAAAGAAACCTCGTTTCTAATGTTATTGACTGACGTTGGCCAATTAACAACAGGGATGTCTTATGTCCTAACTTTTCTGACGCAATGAAAGGAACATGAAGTAAGGCTAAgacaaaaattcaaatttaatcaTTGTTGTAAAACAGGTTTTTCTTTCCATTAGGAAAGCGATTTGAAGTATTTACTAAAACCAAATTAACCGATTACCTACAGACAAGACAATATttgttcaatgtttgtttttgaatttcgcgcaaatctacacgaaggctgtctgcgctaaccgtcaccAAAGCTGTAAGATGTTTCAGTCTTGGATAATATAATAGCACATTTGAAAGAGTTGTAGTAACAGAACTTTCACGTGCATGGAAACTATAATATGAGGACTTTAACGTATCTATAAAAGTGTACCAACATGATTTTGACATGGGTGTGAAACTACACTGACATGACCTTGACATAAAGTAGGAGTAAGCTAGTATGATTTTGACATGCGTATAAAACTTTACTAACATGAATCTGACATAACAGTAAAAGTGTACTAGCATGATTTTTACATGACTGTAAAGGTGTAATGGCATGAATCTAACATGTCCAGAAAGAATGCACTTGTTATCCTTATTTTACAGGACATGGTGTTGTGAGAACAATCTCAGTATTTGTTcagggtttgtttttgaatttcgcgcaaatctacacgagggttatctgcgatagccgtccctagtttagcagtgtaagactagagggaaggcagctagtcatcatcacccaccgccaactcttgggctactcttttaccaatgaatagtgggattaaccgtctcattataacgtccccacggctgaaagggcgagcatgtttggtgtgatggggattcgaacccgcgaccctcggcccATGACTTTtagtatacgaggtctgttaaaaaaatacgcggactgacgtcataaaacaaaatgtactttatttagaagttacaggtctgggaccccttcaaagtactcttctccccaacgcacacacttatcccaacggtgcttccacttgttgaaacagtcctggtacgcttcttttgtaatgtcctccagctccttcgtcgcatttgccttaatggCACGGCCCTGTGGGAAAGCTCTGGATTTCGGAGGTGGTGGTGAACCAGGTTAAAATCCGTAAGACACCACAAAATATCCCCTCCTCGCACACTCTTTAATCTGTGGGGGCTATATAAGAGTGATAGTTGAACCATTATCGCGGGAGGTAGGACGCTG encodes:
- the LOC143247116 gene encoding uncharacterized protein LOC143247116 isoform X1 translates to MKRTGFYVMLAGKITLGLLSLCCQGNEQGGKVRIIRGHPGIDYPDYREVPETPFSCRDHLYEGLYADVDAQCQVYRYCYTETRMESFLCPSGTVFNQKIQDCDLWHRVKCKESSNYYYLNAIPRDFSKLLHIGAKLQSLRQQLRPEQAALQPQDQNSYLFNSRPQQANHQPESDSHRPQDQTSYQSQRNSRPHQASHQFERLQLSSDLHGPQHTFLSFNPWVIFGWPSDR
- the LOC143247116 gene encoding uncharacterized protein LOC143247116 isoform X3, whose amino-acid sequence is MKRTGFYVMLAGLLSLCCQGNEQGGKVRIIRGHPGIDYPDYREVPETPFSCRDHLYEGLYADVDAQCQVYRYCYTETRMESFLCPSGTVFNQKIQDCDLWHRVKCKESSNYYYLNAIPRDFSKLLHIGAKLQSLRQQLRPEQAALQPQDQNSYLFNSRPQQANHQPESDSHRPQDQTSYQSQRNSRPHQASHQFERLQLSSDLHGPQHTFLSFNPWVIFGWPSDR
- the LOC143247116 gene encoding uncharacterized protein LOC143247116 isoform X2 gives rise to the protein MKRTGFYVMLAGKITLGLLSLCCQGNEGGKVRIIRGHPGIDYPDYREVPETPFSCRDHLYEGLYADVDAQCQVYRYCYTETRMESFLCPSGTVFNQKIQDCDLWHRVKCKESSNYYYLNAIPRDFSKLLHIGAKLQSLRQQLRPEQAALQPQDQNSYLFNSRPQQANHQPESDSHRPQDQTSYQSQRNSRPHQASHQFERLQLSSDLHGPQHTFLSFNPWVIFGWPSDR
- the LOC143247116 gene encoding uncharacterized protein LOC143247116 isoform X4, producing the protein MKRTGFYVMLAGLLSLCCQGNEGGKVRIIRGHPGIDYPDYREVPETPFSCRDHLYEGLYADVDAQCQVYRYCYTETRMESFLCPSGTVFNQKIQDCDLWHRVKCKESSNYYYLNAIPRDFSKLLHIGAKLQSLRQQLRPEQAALQPQDQNSYLFNSRPQQANHQPESDSHRPQDQTSYQSQRNSRPHQASHQFERLQLSSDLHGPQHTFLSFNPWVIFGWPSDR
- the LOC143247116 gene encoding uncharacterized protein LOC143247116 isoform X5 — encoded protein: MRFPQDPISGSFSNLIGLQQGGKVRIIRGHPGIDYPDYREVPETPFSCRDHLYEGLYADVDAQCQVYRYCYTETRMESFLCPSGTVFNQKIQDCDLWHRVKCKESSNYYYLNAIPRDFSKLLHIGAKLQSLRQQLRPEQAALQPQDQNSYLFNSRPQQANHQPESDSHRPQDQTSYQSQRNSRPHQASHQFERLQLSSDLHGPQHTFLSFNPWVIFGWPSDR